A portion of the Juglans microcarpa x Juglans regia isolate MS1-56 chromosome 1D, Jm3101_v1.0, whole genome shotgun sequence genome contains these proteins:
- the LOC121247905 gene encoding uncharacterized protein LOC121247905, protein MGYYFADSIYPKWSTFVKTITSPQGNKKKNFAAAQESAKKDVERAFGILQQRFAIVRGLSQFFKVDELTNIMKACVILHNMIIEDERDDSQGLNMEYDQVDDDIPELSCNPTNEFINFIQRHHEIRDSLAYHQLQI, encoded by the coding sequence ATGGGGTACTACTTTGCCGATAGCATTTATCCCAAGTGGTCAACGTTTGTGAAGACGATTACATCACCCCaagggaataagaagaaaaactttgcTGCAGCACAAGAATCCGCAAAAAAAGATGTCGAACGTGCCTTTGGGATACTTCAACAACGATTTGCAATTGTTCGTGGACTTTCCCAATTTTTCAAAGTTGATGagctaacaaatataatgaaagcatgTGTTATTCTACATAACATGATCATTGAGGACGAGCGTGATGATAGTCAAGGTCTGAACATGGAGTATGATCAAGTTGATGATGATATTCCAGAACTGTCGTGCAATCCAACAAACGAATTTATCAACTTCATTCAGCGCCATCATGAAATTAGAGACAGCTTGGCATATCATCAACTACAGATTTAA